The segment GGCTGGGCCGTCGTGGGTGTCGGCGACGGCTGGCCGCGCCTGCTCGAAGTGCTGCTCGGCGGGCTCCAGTTGCTGCTGTGCATCCGGCTCGCGCGGCGGCTGTTTCCGGCGCAGGCGGCGATCGCGTACGCCGCGCCGCTGCTGTTGATGAGCTTCAGCTACGCGTTCGAGTTCGGCCTGCAGTCGATGTACGAGGTGCTGCTCGCCGACTGCGTGCTGGCGGCGCTGCTGGCGCTGCGCCCCGGGCCCGGCGAGGTACGACCGAACCTGCCCGGCTTCGCCGCCGCCATGGCGCTCGGGCTGCTGGCCAAGGGTCCGGTGATGCTGCTGCATGCCGGCCTGCCCTGGCTGCTCGGCCCGCTGTGGCAGCCGTGGGCATCGCGCCATCGTGCACGCTGGTACGGCACCGGTGCGCTGGCGGTGCTGGCTGCGCTGGCCGTGCTGCTGGCCTGGGCACTGAGCGCCAGCGCTGTGGGCGGGGAGGTCTATCGACAGCAGTTGCTGTTCCACCAGACTGCCGGGCGGGTGGTCGACGCGTTCGCGCACCGGCAACCGATCTGGTGGTACCTGCCGGTGTTGCCGGTACTGGTGTTCCCGTTCGTGCTGTGGCCGCGCCCCTGGCTCGGCATCGCTGCCCTGCCGCTAGGTCGCGACGATGGCCTGCGCTTCCTCGCCGCCTGGCTGCTGCCGGTGCTGCTCGGCTTTTCGTTGGTCTCCGGCAAGCAGGCGTACTACCTGTTGCCCGAGTACGCCGGCTTCGCGCTGCTGCTGGCGGCGGCGCTGGCGTACGCCCCGTCGGGGAGCCCGCGTGGACTCGGGCCGTGGCCGCTGGCCCTGTTCACTCTGCTGCTGGGGATCGGGCTGCTGGCGCTGCCCACGCTGGTGGCACGCGGCGTGGCGCAGTCGCCGATGCTGCAGTCCTTCGCCACCCACAGCCGCGGCTTCGGCGGGCTGTTCGTGCTGCTGGCCGCGCTGCTCGCCACCCGCGGGGCAGAGCTGGAGAAGATCGTGCTCTCGGCCCTTGTCGGTGTGCTGGCGATCAACACCCTGTTCACCCTGACCTGGTGGCACGCCTTCGACCTGCGCGAGGCCTCCGTGGTGCTGGCGAAAGCCGAGGCGGAGCACCGGCCGATCTTCAACAACGAGGGCTACAACGGGCAGTTCACCTTCGCCGGGCGGCTGACCCTGCGGATCGACGAGGGCGCCGGCCCCGTGACGCTGCGCCAGTGGGCCGCTGCGCATCCGCAGGGCGTGGTGGTGACCTACCCGAAAACCGAGGCCGAAGCCCGCGCCTGCCCCGCGCTGCATGTGCAGCGATTCCGCGGGGTATGGCTGGCGATCCGGGCGGCGTCAGCGTACCTGCCACAGGCGACGACACCCTGCCCCTGAGGTCCAGCGTGGTCCTGCCCGCTCGTACGGAAGCGGAGAGTGCCCGCTGCTCCGCCTCCGGTGAAAACGCTGCGTGCGCGAGCATCCGGCATGGCGTACCCGACGAGCGACCGCTTCAGCCATTCTCCCGCTCGAAGCGGATCACCGCGTCCAGCTCGGCCTCCGCCCGTTGCACCGCCTTGCCGGCGGCCTGGTTCGCCAGCCAGCGCAGCAGCCCCAGGCGACGCAGCACGAGGTAGGCCATGCCGACCACAGCCAGCGAAACCACCGCCGACAGCACCAGCCAGGTCACGAACCCGGGACGGACGTGGTCCCACAGGCTCACGCCGGCACGGTCGCCCGCGTATTGCGCGAACATCAGCAGGGCGGGAATCCAGATCACGCTGCCCAGCACCGCGAACAGCGGCGCCTCCACCTTGACCCGCCAGGCGCGCAGATCGGCGATGCGCCGCTGGATCTCCAGCACCGGCGCGGCATAGTCGATGCCTTGGACCATCGCCAGCGTCCGCGCCGCAACGATCACCGCCAGCGTACCGAACACCTGCATGGCGATGCCGCAGGCCATGGAGCGCACGTCGCCCAGGTGACCGGACCAGAAGCTGATCCCCCACAGCATCAGCGCGATGCCCAGCGGAAGCTGCAGCATCAGGCCCCAGACCAGCGGCCGCAGTCGTCGCTGCACACGCTCCATACCGCTGTCGCGAAACAGCTGCAGATGCAGCGTCTGCTGCCGCGCCAGGCGCTGGTCCAGCGCCTGCCAGGCCAGCTTCATCTCATCCAGTTCCATGCTCACGCTCCGGTGGGGGCCGCGGCGGCCATCCGGCCGCGCAGCGTCTGCTTGATGCGGCCGATCTTGGTGGCCACGTTGGTTTCGGTGATGCCGAGGATCTCGGCGATCTCCGCGTAGGAGCGCTCGTCCAGGTACAGCACGATCAGTGCCCGGTTGAGCGGGTCGAGCCGGCCGATGAAGGCGTGCAGCTCGGCGATCCGCTCGTCCGGTTCGGGCGCCGGCTCGCCGGCCACGGTGTCGAGGTGGTGGGCATCAAGCGGCTCCAGCTTCGTGCGCCACGCCGCCTCGCCGCGACGCAGGTGCGAGATCGCCACGTTCAGCGCGACCCGGTACAGCCAGGTGGAGAACTTCGCGCGGGCCGGGTCGTAGCGGGCGAACGAGCGCCACGCCTGCAGGCCGATCTCCTGTGCCAGGTCGCGCCGGTCCTCGGCGTGCGGGGCGTAGATCGCCGCGACCTTGAGCACGATGCCCTGGTGCTCGTGGAGCAGGTGCTGGAAACGTTCGGGATCGGGACGGGTCATCGGCAAGGGTCGACAAGGGACTCGCAGGGATGATTCGCTAGCTCGGGAAAAAAATCACAGCCACCGGCCGCCATACAATCCGGGGCTGGCCTTTTCGGGGAACCTCCATGCGACCGCTGCGCGTCAAACGCTACGTACTCACCGGCCTGCTCACCTTCCTGCCGCTGTGGGTGACCTGGCTGGTGTTCAAGTTCGTGTTCGGCGTACTGGCCGGGGTCGGCGCGCCGATGGCCACCCTGGTGCGCCGCGCGCTCGGCCTGGCTGCTCCGGATGCGGCGGCGGCGCTGGACCACGGCTGGGTGCTGGCGATCATGGCGCTGGTGCTGACCCTGCTCGGGCTGTACACGGTGGGCTGGCTGGCCAGCCGCATGGTCGGCCGTCGCCTGATCGATGCCTTCGACGGCCTGCTCACCCGCATCCCGCTGGTGCAGACCATCTATGGCGGCACCAAGAAGCTGATGGCGGTGCTGCAGCAGAAACCCTCCAACACCCAGCGCGTGGTGCTGATCGACTTTCCCCGCCCCGGCATGAAGGTGGCCGGCTTCGTCACCCGGGTGATGACCGAGGAAGGCAGCGGTCGCGAGATGGCCGCGGTGTACATCCCGACCACGCCGAACCCCACCGGCGGCTATCTGGTGGTGGTGCCGGTGGACGAGCTCACGCCGACCGACTGGAGCATGGACCAGGCGATGGCCTTCATCATCTCCGGCGGTGCCGTGGCGCCGGATACCCTGCCCGCCAGCCGCACCCTTCCACGGTAGGAGCGCACCCTGTGCGCGACCTCGCAGTGGCAGCGCCACGGAACGCGATGACACCCATGCGCCACGGCTCCGCGAGTCGTCATTCCCGCGAGAACCGGAATGACGGTCTGGAAGGAGTGCCCCGCAGGAAGGCCTGTTCGTTTCATGAGCCGACACCAGGCGGTCGCGCACACGGTGCGCTCCTGCAGTCCAGCCGATATCGCTCTCATCCAGGACACCTCATGCCCCGACTGATCCTCGCCGGCCTGCTCGGCCTCGCCGCCCTGGGCGCCCATGCCACCGACTGGACCACGCCCGCGGAGGCGACGCACTTCCGCACCACGCCCAGCTATGCCGATACGGTCGCCTACCTCGAACGCCTGCGTCACGCCGCGCCGGATCGGCTGAAGCTGGTGACGTTCGGCACCACGCCAGAGGGCCGGCCGATGACCGCGGTGATCGCCAGCGGCGACGGCA is part of the Dyella thiooxydans genome and harbors:
- a CDS encoding glycosyltransferase family 39 protein, with the translated sequence MQSHAGPASPAPASPWNRRLAGWLALWFGVALVAIFQHGPVPMYSTRTLAVAWEMWQRHSLLVPYLNGAPYSDKAPLLFWLIHAGWAVVGVGDGWPRLLEVLLGGLQLLLCIRLARRLFPAQAAIAYAAPLLLMSFSYAFEFGLQSMYEVLLADCVLAALLALRPGPGEVRPNLPGFAAAMALGLLAKGPVMLLHAGLPWLLGPLWQPWASRHRARWYGTGALAVLAALAVLLAWALSASAVGGEVYRQQLLFHQTAGRVVDAFAHRQPIWWYLPVLPVLVFPFVLWPRPWLGIAALPLGRDDGLRFLAAWLLPVLLGFSLVSGKQAYYLLPEYAGFALLLAAALAYAPSGSPRGLGPWPLALFTLLLGIGLLALPTLVARGVAQSPMLQSFATHSRGFGGLFVLLAALLATRGAELEKIVLSALVGVLAINTLFTLTWWHAFDLREASVVLAKAEAEHRPIFNNEGYNGQFTFAGRLTLRIDEGAGPVTLRQWAAAHPQGVVVTYPKTEAEARACPALHVQRFRGVWLAIRAASAYLPQATTPCP
- a CDS encoding RNA polymerase sigma factor, with translation MPMTRPDPERFQHLLHEHQGIVLKVAAIYAPHAEDRRDLAQEIGLQAWRSFARYDPARAKFSTWLYRVALNVAISHLRRGEAAWRTKLEPLDAHHLDTVAGEPAPEPDERIAELHAFIGRLDPLNRALIVLYLDERSYAEIAEILGITETNVATKIGRIKQTLRGRMAAAAPTGA
- a CDS encoding DUF502 domain-containing protein — protein: MRPLRVKRYVLTGLLTFLPLWVTWLVFKFVFGVLAGVGAPMATLVRRALGLAAPDAAAALDHGWVLAIMALVLTLLGLYTVGWLASRMVGRRLIDAFDGLLTRIPLVQTIYGGTKKLMAVLQQKPSNTQRVVLIDFPRPGMKVAGFVTRVMTEEGSGREMAAVYIPTTPNPTGGYLVVVPVDELTPTDWSMDQAMAFIISGGAVAPDTLPASRTLPR